The Pontibacter deserti region TTGATAGTAAAATTACAAAATGGTTTACAAAGGCTTTAGGGATGTTTGCTCGCCTGGTTCATATGCCCGAAAGTACCCGCAGGCAAGTGGATCCTACTTACGCTTTTGATTCCGAAGTGGTAAGCTTTGCTGATGCTTATCCTTTTCTGGTGATCGGGCAGGAGTCGCTGAACCTTCTGAACAGTAAGCTAGAGAAGCCTGTTCCGATGAATCGCTTCCGCCCTAACTTTGTGTTTACCGGCGGTCAGCCTCATGCTGAAGATACCTGGAATACTTTTACCATCGGGGAGATAAAGTTCAGAGCAGCTAAACCGTGTGCACGTTGTGTGTTAACCACCATAGATCAAAACACGGGTATAAAAACCGCTGAGCCACTTAAAACACTGGCAACGTACCGCACACAAAACAATAAGGTCATGTTTGGGCAAAACCTGGTTCATGATGGTGAAGGTGTAATAGAAATTGGAGACAAACTAAATGTGCTGCAATGCAAATAAAGGATCAAATTAAACTGCCTGAGAACTCTATTGTACATCAGCCTGCTGTT contains the following coding sequences:
- a CDS encoding MOSC domain-containing protein; amino-acid sequence: MEEYILSSIYIYPIKSLGGISLQQAQVQERGLKNDRRWMLVDEEGNFLSQRKFAQMALLQVQLQEEGLMVYHKQELLEPLFIPFNSSPGIEVKVTIWDDTCIAREVDSKITKWFTKALGMFARLVHMPESTRRQVDPTYAFDSEVVSFADAYPFLVIGQESLNLLNSKLEKPVPMNRFRPNFVFTGGQPHAEDTWNTFTIGEIKFRAAKPCARCVLTTIDQNTGIKTAEPLKTLATYRTQNNKVMFGQNLVHDGEGVIEIGDKLNVLQCK